A single Chanos chanos chromosome 8, fChaCha1.1, whole genome shotgun sequence DNA region contains:
- the gga3a gene encoding ADP-ribosylation factor-binding protein GGA3a, which translates to MADPEGESLESWLNKATNPSNRQEDWEYIIGFCDQINKELEGPQIAVRLLAHKIQSPQEWEAVQALTVLEACMKNCGRRFHNEVGKFRFLNELIKVVSPKYLGDRVSEKVKTKVIELLFSWSVALPDEAKITEAYQMLKRQGIVTVDPEVPADKTLIPSPARPKNPAFENEEKNKRLAELLKSKKPEDLQEANRIIKSMVKEDEVRMQKESKRVGILEEANNSVKLLNEMLSHFSKDESTQADKELIKDLYNDCDKLRTAVFKLATETEDNDSSLGDILQASDDLSRVINSYKKIVEGQNINGGTPGSSSSECTNDKNSSEILIDLTGLDAQSPSPSEHRPPSPPRSDSIPADLFMGPQIPVLPPPTVTPSSGQTGGQSSERTSPNQPAPHPPSTSFSLLDEELLSLGLSDQFSLSSQTEVKQKKDDVNRQWTSLQASDPAFDLLGSSSLLEPVASNAPASSESTSKTESVPYQETPGAASLPFPRAAQSLSASLNQDLQDLALLDLGNPDSAPGLMGSGSLFAMGEGGVSATSSAAPPPPAVPSVKAPPAGGFHPDSPVFRSLSPVLSGAQSGSPASSEISLANLFVPLETIKPSKICPVTAYDKDGVRVLLHFATECPPGRPDVLVVVVSMLNTAPLPVKNVLLQAAVPKSMKLKLQPPSGTELVPFNPILPPSAITQVMLLANPLKEKVRMRYKMTFTLGERQCTDVGELDNFPPVENWGCL; encoded by the exons ATGGCGGATCCGGAAGGAGAGTCGCTGGAATCCTGGCTTA ACAAAGCCACAAATCCTtcaaacagacaggaagactgGGAGTACATTATTGGATTTTGTGACCAAATCAATAAGGAACTTGAAGG TCCACAAATAGCGGTAAGATTATTAGCACATAAAATCCAGTCACCTCAGGAATGGGAGGCAGTCCAAGCACTGACG GTTTTGGAAGCTTGCATGAAGAACTGTGGAAGACGATTTCATAATGAAGTTGGAAAATTTaggtttttaaatgaattaatcaaaGTGGTTTCACCTAAG TATTTGGGAGACAGAGTGTCGGAgaaggtgaaaacaaaagtgatAGAACTGCTTTTCAGTTGGTCCGTTGCGTTACCTGACGAAGCCAAGATTACTGAGGCATATCAAATGCTTAAGAGGCAAG GCATTGTCACAGTGGATCCTGAGGTTCCCGCTGACAAGACGTTGATCCCTTCCCCTGCACGCCCCAAGAATCCAGCATttgaaaatgaggagaaaaacaag CGTCTGGCAGAACTCCTGAAGAGCAAGAAGCCGGAGGACCTGCAGGAGGCCAACCGCATCATAAAGAGCATGGTGAAGGAG GACGAGGTCAGAATGCAGAAAGAATCCAAACGTGTCGGCATCTTGGAGGAGGCGAACAACAGCGTCAAGCTCTTGAACGAGATGCTCAGCCACTTCAGCAAAGATGAGTCGACACAAGCAGATAAAGAGTTAATCAAG GACCTGTATAATGACTGTGACAAGCTAAGGACCGCGGTCTTCAAGCTGGCTACCGAAACAGAGGACAATGACAGCAGTTTAG GTGACATTCTTCAGGCTAGCGATGATCTCTCTCGTGTCATCAACTCTTACAAGAAGATAGTTGAAGGACAGAATATCAATGGTGGCACTCCTGGATCATCAAGCTCAGAAT GCACCAATGACAAGAACAGTTCAGAGATTTTGATAGACTTGACCGGTCTAGATGCTCAGAGCCCGTCGCCATCCGAGCACCGCCCGCCTTCGCCTCCACGTTCTGACTCCATCCCTGCCGATCTCTTCATGGGACCCCAGATACCGGTTCTCCCCCCTCCAACAGTCACGCCATCTTCAGGGCAAACAGGTGGTCAGAGCAGTGAAAGAACCAGCCCTAATCAGCCAGctccccaccctccctccacctccttctccctcctgGATGAGGAGCTTCTTTCACTAG gctTAAGCGACCAGTTTTCTTTGAGCAGTCAAACAGaagtcaaacaaaagaaagacgatgtcaacagacagtggacatcTTTACAG GCTTCCGATCCAGCATTTGATCTTCTTGGCAGCTCATCCCTGTTAGAGCCTGTTGCTTCCAATGCTCCGGCCTCCTCTGAGTCTACCTCAAAAACAGAGTCTGTGCCCTACCAGGAAACTCCTGGGGCAGCCTCCCTCCCCTTTCCCAGAGCCGCTCAGTCACTCTCAGCCTCTCTTAACCAGGATCTGCAAGATCTCGCCTTGCTCGATCTCGGAAATCCGGACAG TGCGCCAGGTCTTATGGGCTCGGGCAGTTTGTTTGCGATGGGCGAGGGCGGTGTCTCTGCGACGTCGTCCGCTGCTCCACCACCGCCTGCTGTGCCCTCTGTCAAGGCACCACCAGCTGGCGGTTTCCACCCTGACAGCCCAGTTTTCCGTTCTCTCTCGCCCGTCCTCTCCGGAGCTCAGTCGGGCTCACCTGCAAGTTCGGAGATCTCCTTGGCCAACCTCTTCGTCCCACTGGAGACCATCAAACCTA GTAAAATTTGTCCAGTGACGGCGTACGATAAGGACGGAGTGCGAGTCCTCCTGCACTTTGCCACCGAGTGCCCGCCGGGTCGTCCTGATGTCCTGGTTGTGGTGGTGTCCATGCTCAATACAGCGCCGCTCCCTGTGAAGAACGTCCTTCTACAGGCCGCTGTGCCAAAG TCGATGAAACTGAAGCTTCAGCCTCCTTCTGGGACAGAGCTGGTGCCATTCAACCCTATCCTGCCCCCTAGTGCCATCACTCAAGTCATGCTGCTGGCCAATCCACTCAAG gaAAAAGTCCGGATGCGATATAAGATGACGTTCACTCTGGGAGAGCGGCAGTGCACAGACGTGGGGGAGTTGGACAATTTCCCACCAGTAGAAAATTGGGGTTGTCTTTAG
- the sumo2a gene encoding small ubiquitin like modifier 2a isoform X2, which yields MADEKPKESVKTENNDHINLKVAGQDGSVVQFKIKRHTPLSKLMKAYCERQLEMEDEDTIDVFQQQTGGLI from the exons ATGGCGGACGAAAAACCCAAG gaGAGTGTGAAGACTGAAAACAACGACCACATTAATCTGAAAGTGGCTGGTCAAGATGGCTCAGTGGTGCAGTTCAAAATTAAGAGGCACACACCGCTTAGCAAATTGATGAAGGCATATTGCGAAAGACAG TTGGAAATGGAGGATGAAGATACGATTGATGTATTCCAGCAACAGACAGGAGGCCTCATATGA
- the sumo2a gene encoding small ubiquitin like modifier 2a isoform X1 has product MADEKPKESVKTENNDHINLKVAGQDGSVVQFKIKRHTPLSKLMKAYCERQGLTMRQIRFRFDGQPINETDTPAQLEMEDEDTIDVFQQQTGGLI; this is encoded by the exons ATGGCGGACGAAAAACCCAAG gaGAGTGTGAAGACTGAAAACAACGACCACATTAATCTGAAAGTGGCTGGTCAAGATGGCTCAGTGGTGCAGTTCAAAATTAAGAGGCACACACCGCTTAGCAAATTGATGAAGGCATATTGCGAAAGACAG gGACTAACAATGAGGCAAATTAGATTCCGGTTTGATGGGCAGCCAATCAACGAGACAGACACTCCTGCACAG TTGGAAATGGAGGATGAAGATACGATTGATGTATTCCAGCAACAGACAGGAGGCCTCATATGA
- the mif4gda gene encoding MIF4G domain-containing protein A has translation MEESKIQSFDEETQKLLKSALKEPNKVDLEILSKAIVDKSMKDIFICKDAGPVCYAIVQTEAKQCNTSVFRRKLLTRLQQEFSAREETRKRSIQEWVCVVTFICNIFDYLKVNNEPMVALVDPIYDCLFRLARPDALLNDEEVNCLVVQLHRVGEQLERMNSQRMDELFYLLRDGFLLQESLSSMTRLQLLEILEFRASGWTLTDTAQHYYYSEVVD, from the exons ATGGAGGAATCCAAAATTCAATCATTTGATGAGGAAACCCAGAAATTATTAAAATCTGCTCTGAAAG AACCGAATAAAGTGGATCTAGAGATACTCTCCAAAGCCATTGTGGACAAATCAATGAAGGACATCTTCATCTGTAAAGATGCTGGCCCTGTCTGCTATGCCATTGTTCAG ACAGAGGCAAAGCAGTGTAACACATCTGTATTTCGACGAAAACTTCTAACCCGACTGCAGCAAGAGTTTAGCGCGAGGGAGGAGACTCGCAAACGTTCAATACAGGAATGGGTCTGTGTTGTTACATTCATCTGTAACATATTTGATTACCTCAAG GTGAATAATGAACCAATGGTGGCTCTTGTGGACCCAATTTATGACTGTCTGTTCAGGCTGGCAAGACCTGATGCCTTGTTAAATGATGAAGAG GTGAACTGTCTGGTGGTACAGCTGCACCGTGTGGGAGAGCAGCTGGAGAGGATGAACTCTCAGCGGATGGACGAGCTGTTTTATTTACTGCGCGATGGTTTCCTGCTGCAGGAGAGCCTCAGTTCCATGACCAGACTTCAGCTCCTGGAGATTCTGGAGTTCAGAGCAAGCGGCtggacactcactgacacagccCAGCACTACTACTACAGTGAAGTGGTTGACTGA